Proteins encoded together in one Lathyrus oleraceus cultivar Zhongwan6 chromosome 5, CAAS_Psat_ZW6_1.0, whole genome shotgun sequence window:
- the LOC127082465 gene encoding secreted RxLR effector protein 161-like gives MESCNPASTPMEPGTKLSKFDGGERVEAGKYRSLVGSLRYLTCTRSDISLSVGIVSRFMEEPVYTHWKALKRILRYIQGTVSLGMFYSNSDKYKLVGYSDSDWCGDIDDRKSTSGYVFFMGNTAFTWLSKKQPIVTLSTCEAEYVAASWCVCHAIWLRRLMSKMEL, from the coding sequence ATGGAAAGCTGTAATCCGGCCTCGACGCCAATGGAACCAGGAACAAAGTTGTCGAAATTTGATGGAGGAGAACGTGTCGAAGCAGGAAAATATCGAAGTTTGGTAGGAAGTCTTCGCTATCTCACATGTACAAGATCAGATATCTCATTAAGTGTAGGCATTGTAAGTCGATTCATGGAGGAGCCAGTTTACACACATTGGAAAGCATTGAAGCGAATTCTGAGGTACATCCAAGGAACAGTGTCACTTGGGATGTTCTACTCGAATTCAGACAAATACAAGTTGGTTGGTTACTCTGACAGTGATTGGTGCGGAGACATAGACGatcgaaaaagcacttctggataTGTGTTCTTCATGGGAAATACTGCATTCACTTGGCTTTCTAAAAAGCAGCCAATAGTAACACTTTCGACATGTGAAGCAGAATATGTAGCAGCATCCTGGTGCGTTTGTCATGCAATATGGCTCAGAAGATTGATGAGTAAAATGGAGCTATAA